A stretch of Rhizobium viscosum DNA encodes these proteins:
- a CDS encoding inositol monophosphatase family protein, producing the protein MIFSDNDIEFLGDCLRHVAEEEIMPRFRNAAAANVSEKTSSVDLVTQADLRSEAYLTAAIRERFPSALIVGEEAYEADRSVVPALADADLAFVIDPVDGTFNFAAGMPVFGTILAVTVKGETVAGIIHDPVLGDTVVSLKGAGAFQQKRNCEPVRLKVAEPLELSRMIGAMACSHMEEPDRSRVAANMAKVKMTFAFNCSAYEYWMVSSGKLHFIGHPKLMPWDHLAGVLTHQEAGGHTAKFDGTPYRPGEISGGIISAPDKESWQMIRNEIVGYR; encoded by the coding sequence ATGATTTTCTCAGACAATGATATAGAGTTTCTCGGCGATTGCCTCCGGCATGTCGCCGAAGAAGAGATCATGCCGCGCTTCCGCAATGCGGCGGCCGCCAATGTTTCCGAAAAGACATCTTCTGTCGACCTCGTCACGCAGGCCGACCTGCGCTCTGAGGCTTACCTTACAGCAGCGATCCGCGAGCGCTTTCCCAGCGCACTCATCGTCGGTGAAGAAGCCTATGAGGCGGATCGTTCCGTCGTGCCGGCACTTGCCGATGCCGATCTTGCCTTCGTCATCGACCCTGTCGATGGCACGTTCAATTTTGCGGCCGGCATGCCGGTTTTCGGTACGATCCTTGCCGTGACGGTAAAGGGTGAAACGGTTGCCGGCATCATTCACGATCCGGTCCTCGGCGACACGGTCGTTTCCCTCAAGGGCGCCGGCGCTTTCCAGCAGAAGCGCAATTGCGAACCTGTCCGCCTCAAGGTCGCGGAACCTCTGGAGCTGAGCCGAATGATCGGCGCCATGGCCTGCAGCCATATGGAAGAGCCGGATCGTTCGCGTGTTGCCGCCAATATGGCGAAGGTCAAGATGACCTTCGCCTTCAATTGCTCGGCCTACGAATATTGGATGGTGTCCTCGGGCAAGCTGCATTTCATCGGCCACCCCAAGCTGATGCCGTGGGATCATCTGGCCGGCGTGCTGACCCATCAGGAAGCCGGCGGGCATACCGCCAAATTCGACGGAACGCCCTACAGGCCCGGCGAGATTTCCGGCGGCATCATCTCCGCTCCCGATAAGGAAAGCTGGCAGATGATCCGAAACGAGATCGTCGGCTACCGATAA
- a CDS encoding inositol monophosphatase family protein: MTTAIDTMKLADLLRQAAKAEILPRFRRLGSSDVRAKTEATDLVTEADEQAERMMKVEAARLWPEALFIGEESVAADGALLDKLEGADLAIVVDPVDGTFNFASGIPAFGVMASVVSKGETVAGIIYDPMGDDWVMAEKGGGAWLRRPDGEAQRLRVAEPVALDQMVGMASTGYLPQEKRAEILGNLAKVRFLTNYRCAAHEYRTFAGGHVHYLMYNKLMPWDHLAGTLICQEAGAYAARFDGSAYLPHHVTGGLLITPDKDSWEIFRREVATV, translated from the coding sequence ATGACGACTGCCATAGATACGATGAAGCTTGCCGATCTCCTGCGGCAGGCAGCGAAAGCCGAGATCCTGCCGCGCTTTCGCCGACTGGGCAGCAGTGATGTGCGCGCCAAGACGGAAGCGACCGACCTTGTCACCGAGGCCGATGAGCAGGCCGAAAGAATGATGAAAGTCGAGGCCGCGCGCCTCTGGCCGGAGGCGCTCTTCATTGGCGAAGAATCGGTTGCCGCCGATGGAGCACTTCTGGACAAGCTTGAAGGTGCCGATCTCGCCATCGTCGTCGATCCCGTCGACGGCACCTTCAACTTTGCTTCGGGCATTCCGGCCTTCGGCGTCATGGCATCGGTGGTTTCCAAGGGCGAGACGGTTGCCGGCATCATCTATGATCCGATGGGCGATGACTGGGTCATGGCTGAGAAGGGTGGCGGCGCCTGGCTGCGTCGGCCGGATGGCGAAGCGCAGCGGCTGCGAGTGGCAGAGCCTGTCGCGCTCGATCAGATGGTCGGCATGGCCTCCACCGGCTACCTGCCGCAGGAAAAGCGCGCCGAGATCCTTGGCAATCTCGCCAAGGTTCGCTTCCTCACCAACTACCGCTGCGCGGCACATGAATACCGCACCTTTGCCGGCGGCCATGTGCACTACCTGATGTACAACAAGCTGATGCCCTGGGATCATCTGGCCGGCACGCTGATCTGCCAGGAAGCCGGCGCCTATGCCGCCCGGTTCGACGGTTCGGCCTATCTGCCGCATCATGTCACCGGCGGGTTGCTGATTACGCCGGACAAGGACAGTTGGGAAATCTTCCGCCGCGAGGTCGCGACGGTTTAA
- the hisC gene encoding histidinol-phosphate transaminase, which yields MSRFWSPLVQFLTPYVAGEQPVIEGLVKLNTNENPYGPSPRALAAISEAVNDTLRLYPEPTGLKLRQAIASSHDLDPGEVFVGNGSDEVLAHTFQALLKHELPLLYPDITYSFYPTYCGLYGIDFREIPLDEKMQVRITDYRQPCGAIILPNPNAPTGTALPLAAIEALLQEHPDQVVVVDEAYVDFGGQSAIPLVRKYPNLLVVQTFSKSRGLAGLRVGFAVGQRPLIDALERVKDSFNSYPLDRLTQAGALASWEDQDWFEKHCALIVASRERLTAALGELGFEVLPSSANFAFARHSTRGGAELAAELRKRAVLVRNFRGQRIQDFLRITIGTDAECDKLLDALKQILA from the coding sequence ATGAGCCGTTTCTGGAGCCCCCTTGTTCAATTCCTGACGCCTTACGTGGCAGGTGAACAGCCCGTCATCGAGGGACTAGTGAAGCTCAACACCAATGAGAATCCTTATGGCCCGTCGCCGCGTGCCTTGGCGGCAATCTCGGAAGCCGTCAACGACACGCTGCGGCTCTATCCCGAGCCCACGGGCCTGAAACTGCGCCAGGCGATTGCCTCGAGCCACGATCTCGATCCTGGCGAAGTCTTCGTCGGCAATGGCTCGGACGAGGTTCTGGCCCACACATTCCAGGCGCTCCTCAAGCATGAGCTGCCCCTGCTCTATCCCGATATCACCTACAGCTTCTACCCGACCTATTGCGGTCTCTACGGCATCGATTTCCGCGAGATCCCGCTGGACGAGAAGATGCAGGTGCGCATCACGGACTACCGCCAGCCCTGCGGCGCGATCATCCTGCCGAACCCGAACGCGCCGACCGGCACGGCACTGCCGCTTGCGGCGATCGAGGCGCTGTTACAGGAACATCCGGATCAGGTCGTCGTCGTCGATGAAGCCTATGTAGATTTCGGCGGCCAGAGCGCCATTCCGCTCGTGCGGAAATACCCGAACCTGCTCGTCGTCCAGACCTTCTCCAAATCGCGCGGCCTTGCCGGCCTGCGCGTCGGTTTCGCCGTCGGCCAGCGGCCGCTGATCGATGCGCTGGAACGGGTCAAGGACAGCTTCAATTCCTATCCGCTGGACAGGCTGACGCAGGCCGGCGCCTTGGCCTCCTGGGAGGATCAGGACTGGTTCGAGAAACATTGCGCGCTGATCGTCGCAAGCCGTGAGCGGTTGACCGCCGCCCTCGGCGAGCTCGGCTTCGAGGTTCTGCCCTCCTCCGCCAATTTCGCCTTCGCTCGCCACAGCACCCGCGGCGGCGCGGAACTGGCTGCGGAGCTGCGCAAGCGTGCGGTCCTGGTCAGGAATTTCCGCGGGCAGCGCATCCAGGATTTCCTGCGCATCACGATCGGCACCGATGCCGAATGCGACAAGCTCCTTGATGCATTGAAACAGATATTGGCCTGA
- a CDS encoding multidrug effflux MFS transporter has product MTPTHKPHTENQGSARIGMGFVEFVVTIAIMTASIAMAIDSMLPALPNIGHSLGVTSNNDAQLVIGVFFLGFGASQIIFGSLSDAFGRRNILLGGLACYMVGMFAAAATGSFEMLLIMRFVQGIGGAAVRITTMAIVRDCFGGREMARVMSYVMIVFMIVPIVAPSVGQLIITYAHWNWIFILLGIVATILFVWALLRLKESLPPEERIPLSVGAVADGFKTVLTNRITSGYMIGLTMFTGVISAYVISVQQVFGEVYGLGDWLPIAFAATAGGIAVANFLNGMLVRTFGMRRISHAAMLLFTIVSAIGFVAALGGTPSFAFSYALFSILLMMFAVIATNFTAISLEPMGNLAGTATAVTGFVSTTFGALLGGGVGQLFNGTVQPLFGGFALFGAVTVVMVLWAEKGKLFTHPGDSPQLDPGAVHM; this is encoded by the coding sequence ATGACTCCGACGCACAAACCACATACGGAAAACCAGGGTTCTGCCCGCATCGGCATGGGCTTTGTCGAATTCGTGGTGACCATCGCCATCATGACTGCCTCGATCGCCATGGCAATCGACAGCATGCTGCCGGCGCTGCCCAATATCGGCCATTCGCTGGGTGTCACCAGCAACAACGACGCGCAGCTTGTCATCGGCGTCTTCTTCCTGGGCTTCGGCGCCTCCCAGATCATTTTCGGCAGCCTGTCGGATGCCTTCGGCCGCCGCAACATCCTGCTTGGCGGCCTTGCCTGCTACATGGTCGGCATGTTTGCCGCTGCGGCCACCGGCAGTTTCGAAATGCTGCTGATCATGCGCTTCGTTCAGGGCATCGGCGGCGCGGCCGTGCGCATCACCACCATGGCGATCGTCCGCGATTGCTTCGGCGGCCGTGAGATGGCGCGCGTCATGTCCTATGTCATGATCGTCTTCATGATCGTGCCGATTGTCGCCCCCTCTGTCGGCCAGCTCATTATCACCTACGCGCACTGGAACTGGATTTTCATCCTGCTCGGCATCGTCGCGACGATCCTCTTCGTCTGGGCGCTTCTGCGTCTGAAGGAATCGCTGCCGCCGGAAGAGCGTATTCCGCTGTCCGTTGGCGCCGTTGCCGATGGTTTCAAGACGGTTCTGACCAACCGCATCACCTCCGGCTACATGATCGGCCTCACCATGTTTACCGGCGTCATCAGCGCCTATGTGATCTCGGTTCAGCAGGTCTTCGGTGAGGTTTACGGCCTCGGCGACTGGCTGCCGATCGCCTTTGCCGCAACGGCAGGCGGCATCGCCGTTGCCAATTTCCTGAACGGCATGCTGGTGCGAACCTTCGGCATGCGCCGCATCTCGCATGCCGCCATGCTGCTTTTCACCATCGTTTCGGCGATCGGCTTTGTCGCGGCACTTGGCGGCACGCCCTCCTTCGCCTTCTCCTACGCGCTCTTCTCGATCCTGCTGATGATGTTTGCCGTCATCGCCACCAATTTTACCGCGATCAGCCTGGAGCCGATGGGCAATCTCGCCGGGACGGCAACGGCCGTCACCGGCTTCGTGTCGACAACTTTCGGCGCCCTCCTCGGCGGCGGCGTCGGCCAGCTGTTCAACGGTACGGTCCAGCCGCTGTTCGGCGGTTTCGCGCTCTTCGGCGCCGTCACCGTCGTCATGGTTCTCTGGGCCGAAAAGGGCAAGCTGTTCACCCATCCCGGCGACAGCCCGCAACTCGACCCCGGCGCCGTTCACATGTAA
- a CDS encoding multidrug effflux MFS transporter produces MGKLEFIALAAFLMAVNSLAIDIMLPALQQIGSSLGVENENHRQYVVSAYLFGFGLAQLFYGPLSDRFGRRVPLLIGLGIYVIAAFGIAVVPTFAGLLALRFIQGLGSAATRVITISIVRDVYGGRQMAEVMSLIMMVFMVVPVIAPGSGQIIMLVSTWHMIFVFIGTMATAVGTWMYLRLPETLDPANVRPFTVRSVAQGFAIFFSNRIALCYTIASTILFGALFGFINSAQQIYVGIYGLGVYMPVAFAGVALFMAFSSFINSQLVGRFGMRRLSHASILGFCFLSFIWLMVQISGPQPMPFVIFIIFFALVMFQFGWIGSNFNSLAMEPLGHLAGTASSVIGFMSTIGGALIGAIVGQAFDGTATPMIAGYFVVSLIGIVFVLIAEKGRLFRPQHAPLSQDTSLSSFNH; encoded by the coding sequence ATGGGCAAGCTGGAATTTATCGCGCTTGCGGCTTTCCTGATGGCAGTCAACTCGCTGGCCATCGACATCATGCTGCCCGCACTGCAGCAGATCGGTTCCAGCCTCGGCGTCGAGAATGAAAATCATCGCCAATATGTCGTTTCCGCCTATCTTTTCGGTTTCGGTCTCGCCCAGCTTTTCTACGGCCCGCTTTCCGACCGCTTCGGCCGCCGTGTTCCGCTGCTGATTGGCCTCGGCATTTATGTCATTGCCGCCTTCGGCATCGCTGTGGTCCCGACCTTTGCTGGTCTTCTGGCACTGCGCTTCATCCAGGGTCTTGGTTCGGCCGCCACCCGCGTCATTACTATCTCCATCGTCCGCGATGTCTACGGCGGAAGGCAGATGGCGGAAGTCATGTCGCTCATCATGATGGTCTTCATGGTCGTGCCGGTCATTGCGCCGGGCAGCGGCCAGATCATCATGCTCGTCAGCACCTGGCACATGATCTTCGTCTTTATCGGCACCATGGCGACGGCCGTCGGCACGTGGATGTATCTGCGCCTGCCGGAAACGCTCGATCCCGCCAACGTCCGTCCGTTCACGGTCCGCTCGGTGGCGCAGGGCTTTGCGATCTTCTTTTCCAACCGCATCGCTCTCTGTTACACCATTGCCAGCACGATCCTCTTTGGAGCGCTGTTCGGCTTCATCAACTCTGCCCAGCAGATCTATGTCGGCATCTACGGGCTCGGCGTCTACATGCCCGTCGCCTTTGCCGGAGTGGCGCTGTTCATGGCCTTCTCGTCCTTCATCAATTCGCAGCTGGTCGGCCGCTTCGGCATGCGCCGCCTGTCGCACGCCTCGATCCTCGGCTTCTGTTTCCTAAGTTTCATCTGGCTGATGGTGCAGATATCGGGCCCGCAGCCGATGCCCTTCGTGATCTTCATCATCTTCTTTGCACTGGTCATGTTCCAATTCGGCTGGATCGGCTCCAACTTCAACTCGCTCGCCATGGAGCCGCTCGGTCATCTTGCCGGCACCGCCTCCTCGGTGATCGGCTTCATGAGCACGATCGGCGGCGCATTGATCGGAGCCATCGTCGGACAGGCCTTTGACGGCACGGCAACGCCGATGATCGCTGGCTACTTCGTCGTCTCGCTGATCGGCATTGTTTTCGTGCTGATCGCCGAAAAGGGGCGTCTGTTCAGACCACAGCACGCGCCGCTCTCGCAGGACACATCTCTTTCAAGCTTCAATCACTGA
- the grxD gene encoding Grx4 family monothiol glutaredoxin, which yields MSGINEFIENEIKSNDVVLFMKGTPQFPQCGFSGQVVQILDYIGVDYKGINVLADSEIRQGIKDYSNWPTIPQLYVKGEFIGGCDIVREMFQAGELQQHLQENGVTIKTAVA from the coding sequence ATGAGCGGTATCAACGAATTCATCGAAAACGAGATCAAGAGCAACGACGTCGTCCTTTTCATGAAGGGCACGCCGCAGTTTCCGCAGTGCGGTTTCTCCGGTCAGGTCGTCCAGATTCTCGATTATATCGGCGTCGACTATAAGGGCATCAACGTGCTCGCCGATTCGGAAATCCGCCAGGGCATCAAGGATTACTCCAACTGGCCGACGATCCCCCAGCTCTACGTCAAGGGCGAGTTCATCGGCGGCTGCGACATCGTCCGGGAAATGTTCCAGGCCGGTGAGCTCCAGCAGCATCTCCAGGAAAACGGCGTCACCATTAAGACCGCCGTCGCCTGA
- a CDS encoding BolA/IbaG family iron-sulfur metabolism protein, which produces MAMKPGDIEDMIKAGIPGAKVTIRDLAGDGDHYAAEVVAEAFRGKSRVQQHQMVYEALKGNMGGILHALALQTSAPD; this is translated from the coding sequence ATGGCAATGAAACCCGGCGATATCGAAGACATGATCAAGGCCGGGATTCCCGGTGCCAAGGTAACGATCCGCGATCTGGCAGGCGACGGCGATCACTACGCCGCCGAAGTCGTTGCGGAAGCCTTCCGCGGCAAGAGCCGTGTGCAGCAGCACCAGATGGTCTATGAGGCGCTGAAGGGCAATATGGGCGGCATCCTGCACGCCCTCGCCCTGCAGACCTCGGCGCCGGATTGA